A stretch of the Glutamicibacter sp. JL.03c genome encodes the following:
- a CDS encoding pseudouridine synthase, whose protein sequence is MSRGSSSGRTPRGNNSNFGGKPAGGRGKQQGGKSFGEKPYDRTAKPGAKSGSAKSNSAKRNTSAVRKNSERAFGKERFGNSVPTNYARPTQRARAQARAENQATREANGEMQDGIRLQKAMANAGVASRRVCEEMILEGRVEVNGSLVVELGTRVDPAKDSIHVDGMRIQMNQANRYYVFNKPKHVMCTMDDPEGRRTIADYFKNEHHSQRLFHVGRLDYKTEGVLILTNDGELANRLQHPKYEVPKTYLVQIPGPLPRAVSNQLREGIKLEDGWIKVDDLKIIATTPKNVMVEVTLHSGRNRIVRRMFDAVGHPVQRLVRVAVGPIQLGDQKQGTIRSLGNQEVGHLMAMVGM, encoded by the coding sequence ATGAGCAGGGGATCTTCCTCCGGCCGCACACCACGCGGCAACAATTCCAACTTCGGCGGCAAGCCGGCAGGCGGCCGCGGCAAGCAGCAGGGCGGCAAGTCCTTCGGCGAGAAGCCATATGACAGGACCGCGAAGCCAGGAGCCAAGTCGGGTTCGGCCAAGTCGAACTCGGCCAAGCGCAACACCTCAGCAGTACGCAAGAACTCCGAACGCGCCTTCGGCAAGGAACGCTTCGGAAATTCGGTGCCGACCAATTACGCCCGTCCAACCCAGCGCGCACGCGCCCAGGCTCGCGCTGAGAACCAGGCGACTCGCGAGGCCAACGGCGAAATGCAGGACGGCATCCGCCTGCAAAAGGCCATGGCCAACGCCGGTGTCGCTTCGCGACGCGTCTGCGAAGAGATGATCCTCGAAGGCCGCGTCGAGGTCAACGGCAGCCTCGTGGTCGAGCTGGGAACCCGCGTGGACCCGGCCAAGGATTCCATCCACGTCGACGGCATGCGCATCCAGATGAACCAGGCCAACCGCTACTACGTGTTCAACAAGCCGAAGCACGTGATGTGCACGATGGATGACCCGGAAGGCCGTCGCACCATCGCCGACTACTTCAAGAACGAGCACCACTCCCAGCGCCTGTTCCACGTCGGACGCCTGGACTACAAGACCGAGGGCGTGCTGATCCTGACCAACGACGGCGAGCTGGCCAACCGCCTGCAGCACCCGAAGTACGAAGTGCCCAAGACCTACCTGGTGCAGATCCCAGGCCCGCTGCCACGTGCAGTGAGCAACCAGCTGCGCGAAGGCATCAAGCTCGAAGACGGCTGGATCAAGGTCGATGACCTGAAGATCATCGCCACCACCCCGAAGAACGTCATGGTCGAGGTGACCCTGCACTCGGGCCGCAACCGCATCGTGCGCCGCATGTTCGACGCCGTCGGACACCCGGTCCAGCGCCTGGTGCGCGTCGCCGTGGGACCGATCCAGCTGGGCGACCAGAAGCAGGGCACCATCCGCTCCCTGGGCAACCAGGAAGTCGGGCACCTGATGGCCATGGTGGGGATGTAA
- a CDS encoding cytidine deaminase, which yields MNATPYQQHYRELADAEKALIELARQTIEATTDAPEGGDGVHTMGAAVLAANGTMHAGVNFYHFTGGPCAELVAFGAARAAGAVNPQVVVAVGNEGRGIKNPCGRCRQVMADNYPQLRVIVDTPNGPRSVSARELLPLSFDWLAEQA from the coding sequence ATGAACGCGACACCCTACCAGCAGCACTATCGAGAACTGGCTGATGCCGAAAAAGCACTAATCGAATTGGCCCGGCAGACCATCGAGGCCACCACCGATGCGCCCGAAGGCGGGGACGGGGTGCACACCATGGGGGCCGCGGTGCTGGCTGCCAATGGCACGATGCACGCGGGCGTGAATTTCTACCACTTCACCGGCGGGCCCTGCGCCGAGCTGGTGGCTTTCGGGGCGGCCCGTGCCGCCGGGGCCGTGAACCCGCAGGTGGTAGTTGCGGTGGGCAACGAGGGGCGCGGAATCAAGAACCCGTGCGGTCGCTGCCGCCAGGTGATGGCGGATAACTACCCGCAGTTGCGGGTCATCGTCGATACCCCGAACGGGCCGCGCAGCGTCAGCGCTCGAGAGCTGCTGCCGTTGTCATTCGATTGGCTAGCGGAGCAAGCCTGA
- a CDS encoding ParA family protein produces MSEEQGNKHRGAGMLKEPRPVGPTGKPLTDFPVPAPLPSHGPARVIAMVNQKGGVGKTTSTINLAAALAEYGRKVLLVDFDPQGALSAGFGTNPHEMDITVYNVLMDRQVKITDAILHTDVENIDLLPANIDLSAAEVQLVNEVAREQVLERALRHVIDDYDVVLIDCQPSLGLLTINALTAAHGVIIPLTAEFFALRAVALLMETIDKVKDRLNQVLELDGVVATMYDARTLHSREVITRLDEAFGDKLFETVIKRTIKFADANVAAEPITSYAANHPGAEAYRNLARELIWRGGAP; encoded by the coding sequence GTGAGCGAGGAACAGGGAAATAAGCACCGCGGGGCGGGAATGCTCAAGGAGCCTCGTCCGGTGGGTCCAACTGGCAAGCCATTGACAGATTTCCCGGTGCCAGCACCGTTGCCTTCGCACGGCCCAGCACGCGTGATCGCCATGGTTAACCAGAAGGGTGGCGTCGGCAAGACCACCTCCACCATCAATCTGGCCGCCGCGCTCGCCGAGTACGGCCGCAAGGTGCTGCTGGTGGACTTCGACCCGCAGGGCGCTCTGTCTGCCGGATTTGGCACCAACCCGCATGAAATGGACATCACCGTCTACAACGTGCTGATGGATCGCCAGGTGAAAATCACGGACGCGATCTTGCATACCGATGTGGAAAACATCGACCTGCTGCCGGCAAACATCGACCTGTCGGCCGCTGAAGTGCAACTGGTCAACGAAGTCGCGCGCGAGCAGGTGCTCGAGCGGGCGCTGCGCCACGTCATCGACGACTATGACGTAGTGCTGATCGATTGCCAGCCATCGCTGGGCCTGCTGACCATCAATGCGCTGACTGCCGCCCATGGCGTGATCATCCCGCTGACTGCAGAATTCTTCGCCCTGCGTGCTGTGGCCCTGCTGATGGAGACCATCGACAAGGTCAAGGACCGGCTGAACCAGGTCTTGGAGCTCGACGGCGTAGTGGCCACCATGTACGACGCGCGCACCTTGCACAGCCGCGAAGTGATTACCCGCCTGGACGAGGCCTTCGGCGACAAGCTCTTTGAAACGGTGATCAAGCGAACCATCAAGTTCGCTGATGCCAACGTGGCTGCGGAGCCGATTACCAGCTATGCGGCCAACCACCCCGGTGCCGAGGCCTACCGCAATCTGGCGCGCGAATTGATTTGGCGCGGTGGCGCCCCGTAA
- a CDS encoding prephenate dehydrogenase, with product MLSSHLAGPVLVIGTGLLGTSVGLGLRAKGVPVYLSDVSPTAAGVAQDIGAGVLLEQRAIAPELVVIGAPPDVTASLASDALLAYPNATVVDIASVKGSILSAVLADERLRPAETARYVGTHPMAGREKSGPAAARGELFTSMPWVICAHEGADPARVKVAESLAIDLGATMHRMSATEHDQSVALISHFPQAASSMIASRLLNAEAHQLALAGNGLRDTTRIAASDEKLWIQIFSHNAQALVPILSGMKEDLDRLIKTLSNPQGPGALLDLSQLMTEGNAGKARIPGKHGAPPQAFALVTVLVDDRPGQIAQLLADIGEAGINIEDLRMEHSAGHQVGMVDVSVVPGRRDELINVLTTNGWKVAQ from the coding sequence ATGCTGTCCTCTCACCTTGCCGGCCCGGTTCTGGTCATCGGCACCGGGCTGCTGGGCACCTCGGTGGGACTGGGCCTGCGCGCCAAAGGCGTGCCGGTCTACCTGAGCGATGTCTCGCCGACCGCCGCCGGCGTAGCGCAAGACATCGGAGCCGGCGTGCTGCTCGAGCAGCGCGCTATCGCCCCGGAACTCGTCGTCATCGGCGCGCCACCGGATGTCACCGCAAGCCTGGCGTCTGACGCGCTGTTGGCGTATCCCAATGCCACCGTGGTGGACATCGCCAGCGTGAAGGGCTCGATCCTTTCCGCGGTCCTGGCAGATGAGCGGCTGCGCCCGGCCGAGACCGCCCGCTATGTGGGCACCCACCCCATGGCAGGACGCGAAAAGTCGGGCCCGGCCGCAGCACGCGGCGAGCTGTTCACCTCCATGCCATGGGTGATTTGCGCTCACGAGGGGGCAGACCCGGCCCGCGTGAAGGTCGCCGAATCCCTGGCGATCGACCTTGGTGCCACCATGCATCGGATGTCGGCCACCGAACATGACCAGTCCGTGGCCTTGATCAGCCACTTCCCGCAGGCCGCCAGCTCGATGATCGCCTCGCGGCTGCTGAATGCCGAGGCTCATCAGCTGGCATTGGCGGGCAACGGGCTGCGGGATACCACGCGTATCGCGGCCAGCGACGAGAAGCTCTGGATCCAGATTTTCTCGCACAACGCCCAGGCGCTGGTGCCAATCTTGAGCGGGATGAAAGAAGACCTGGACCGGTTGATCAAGACCTTGAGCAACCCGCAGGGCCCTGGCGCGCTGCTGGACCTCTCGCAGCTGATGACCGAGGGCAACGCCGGCAAGGCGCGCATTCCGGGCAAGCATGGCGCCCCGCCTCAAGCCTTCGCGCTGGTCACGGTTCTGGTCGACGACCGACCGGGACAGATCGCGCAACTGCTGGCCGACATCGGCGAGGCCGGCATTAATATTGAAGATTTGCGCATGGAGCACTCTGCCGGCCACCAGGTCGGCATGGTGGATGTTTCGGTGGTCCCCGGACGCCGCGACGAACTGATTAACGTATTGACTACGAACGGATGGAAAGTAGCCCAGTGA
- a CDS encoding GDSL-type esterase/lipase family protein produces the protein MVTGVGDETHRGWAGRLIARGIKRGYELTGYNLGVRGDTSSMIRQRFEAECAARLPPGGHAVGVVFSFGVNDVIRWGAKPRLAAEDRIPSLAAILDAAGERSLPALMIGPPALADDALNAELLELDAQMRAICRPKTVPYLGVHEDLAGNELWRREVAADDGAHPRAAGYDLLAGLASGAWDAWLQDAAARLEP, from the coding sequence TTGGTCACGGGAGTCGGCGATGAAACCCACCGCGGATGGGCAGGACGGCTTATCGCCCGGGGAATCAAACGCGGCTACGAGCTCACTGGCTATAATCTCGGGGTGCGCGGCGATACCAGCTCCATGATCAGACAGCGATTCGAAGCCGAATGCGCTGCGCGGCTCCCGCCAGGGGGCCATGCGGTGGGCGTGGTCTTCTCCTTCGGCGTCAACGACGTCATTCGCTGGGGCGCGAAGCCACGGTTGGCAGCCGAAGATCGGATCCCCAGCCTCGCGGCAATCCTGGATGCGGCCGGGGAACGGAGCTTGCCGGCATTGATGATCGGGCCGCCAGCGCTTGCCGACGATGCCTTGAACGCGGAACTGCTTGAGCTGGACGCGCAGATGCGAGCAATCTGCCGCCCGAAGACGGTGCCGTATCTGGGCGTCCACGAAGACCTGGCCGGCAATGAACTGTGGCGTCGTGAAGTGGCCGCCGATGACGGGGCGCATCCACGCGCCGCAGGATACGACTTGCTGGCCGGGCTGGCCAGCGGGGCGTGGGATGCCTGGCTACAGGACGCGGCAGCTAGGCTGGAGCCATGA
- the scpB gene encoding SMC-Scp complex subunit ScpB: protein MSEIAPIDQLPGGLESGLEAVLMVADIPVSSARLAEIFQVPTARVAEALEKLATEYDGKDRPRGFELRRVASGWRFYTRSDYADFVSSFVLDGQSARLSQAALETLAVIAYRQPVSRGRISAIRGVNVDSVVRTLLTRGLITEYPETGDGGATLYQSTEYFLERLGLGSLDELPALSPYLPGVADLESLDSATYDD from the coding sequence ATGAGTGAGATTGCACCCATTGACCAGCTGCCAGGAGGCCTGGAATCGGGCCTCGAAGCGGTGCTGATGGTCGCTGATATCCCCGTCAGTTCGGCGCGTTTGGCCGAAATCTTCCAGGTGCCTACGGCGCGAGTTGCCGAAGCTTTGGAGAAACTGGCAACCGAGTATGATGGAAAGGATCGCCCGCGCGGATTTGAACTGCGTCGTGTCGCCTCCGGGTGGCGTTTCTATACGCGCAGCGATTACGCCGATTTCGTCTCCAGCTTTGTGCTCGACGGGCAGAGCGCGCGCTTGTCGCAGGCCGCCTTGGAAACCCTGGCTGTCATCGCCTACCGTCAGCCGGTCTCGCGTGGACGTATTTCGGCGATTCGAGGTGTGAACGTCGATTCTGTGGTGCGCACATTGCTCACCCGCGGATTGATCACGGAGTATCCGGAAACTGGTGATGGCGGTGCCACGCTGTACCAGAGCACCGAATACTTCCTGGAACGACTGGGATTGGGCTCGCTAGATGAGTTGCCTGCGCTATCCCCGTATCTTCCTGGGGTGGCCGATCTTGAATCGCTCGATTCGGCAACCTACGACGACTAA
- a CDS encoding VOC family protein, giving the protein MFTGMLGNCTVSEVARAELWYARLFGRSPDRRPMDGLLEWHLAPGYGVQVYCEPERAGHSTLVLEVADLDTQASRLLESGIEHHGPQPGGGGRILQLQDPDGNRVVLTSPLTGLAR; this is encoded by the coding sequence ATGTTCACGGGAATGCTCGGCAATTGCACGGTATCGGAGGTGGCCCGCGCCGAGCTCTGGTATGCCCGGCTCTTTGGCAGATCCCCGGATCGGCGGCCCATGGACGGATTGCTCGAATGGCACCTGGCCCCGGGCTACGGCGTCCAGGTGTACTGCGAACCCGAACGCGCCGGGCACAGCACCCTGGTCCTGGAAGTTGCCGATCTCGACACCCAGGCGTCGCGGCTGCTGGAATCGGGGATCGAGCATCACGGCCCGCAGCCTGGCGGCGGGGGGCGAATCCTGCAGCTACAGGATCCCGACGGCAATCGGGTAGTGCTCACTTCCCCGTTGACCGGCCTCGCGCGCTGA
- a CDS encoding segregation and condensation protein A, translated as MSTTLTEQTANDSPPPAETEQESSGGFRLALENFNGPFDLLLHLITQRELDITEVALAEVTDEFIAYLRELQASMAEGNDGMKVLDETTEFLVVASTLLDLKAARLLPRGEMADEEDFELLEARDLLFARLLQYKAFKQAAEFLGERYEIEGSRHPREVSLEPEFASLLPELVFTIGPDALAALAAKALAPKAEPITEVGIGHLHGANVTIAEEAEAITALLQARGPLDFREVVADASAHLVVVVRFLALLEMFRQRAISFEQEDPLGPLRISLASESSFDAEAVQDEYEGSGGEVNHE; from the coding sequence ATGAGCACCACGCTCACCGAGCAAACCGCCAACGATTCCCCACCGCCAGCTGAGACTGAGCAGGAATCGTCTGGCGGTTTTCGCCTTGCCCTGGAGAATTTTAATGGGCCCTTCGACCTCCTGCTGCACCTGATCACCCAGCGCGAACTGGACATCACCGAGGTGGCGCTGGCCGAAGTGACCGACGAATTCATCGCCTACCTGCGCGAGCTCCAGGCCAGCATGGCCGAAGGCAATGACGGGATGAAGGTCCTGGATGAGACCACCGAATTCCTGGTGGTCGCCTCCACGCTGCTTGATCTGAAGGCGGCGCGATTGCTGCCCCGCGGCGAAATGGCCGACGAGGAGGACTTCGAGCTGCTGGAGGCCCGCGATCTGCTCTTTGCCCGGTTGCTGCAGTACAAGGCCTTTAAGCAGGCCGCGGAATTCCTTGGCGAACGCTATGAGATCGAAGGCTCGCGCCATCCTCGCGAGGTATCGCTGGAGCCCGAGTTCGCTTCGTTGCTCCCCGAGTTGGTTTTCACCATCGGACCCGACGCCTTGGCGGCGCTGGCTGCCAAGGCCCTGGCACCTAAGGCCGAGCCGATCACCGAAGTGGGGATCGGGCACCTGCATGGGGCTAACGTCACCATCGCCGAGGAAGCCGAGGCCATCACCGCGCTGCTCCAGGCGCGCGGCCCGCTGGACTTCCGCGAGGTGGTTGCTGACGCTTCAGCGCATCTGGTGGTCGTGGTGCGTTTTCTGGCATTGTTGGAGATGTTCAGGCAGCGTGCGATTAGCTTTGAGCAAGAGGATCCGCTCGGCCCGCTGCGGATCAGCCTGGCTTCGGAGTCTTCCTTCGATGCCGAAGCGGTGCAAGACGAGTATGAGGGAAGCGGGGGTGAGGTGAATCATGAGTGA
- the cmk gene encoding (d)CMP kinase, whose product MESSPVSTLNNDQLVIAIDGPSGSGKSSVSKAVARELGAAYLDTGAMYRAITYSVLADGTDLADASAIAQAVRDAQLEISVDPDAELVEIGGVDVTSAIREPRISEQVSTVATNLEARAELVRRQQDIIKANARIVAEGRDITTVVAPDADARILLTASEEARLRRRGLQLGGTQNDSQLANQVLARDAKDSTVVNFTQAADGVMTVDSSDLDFEQTIKAVLDAISTATKN is encoded by the coding sequence ATGGAAAGTAGCCCAGTGAGCACCTTGAACAACGACCAGCTCGTCATTGCCATCGACGGCCCCAGCGGCTCTGGCAAGTCTTCGGTCTCCAAGGCCGTCGCCCGGGAATTGGGTGCTGCCTACCTCGATACCGGGGCGATGTACCGTGCCATTACCTACTCGGTGCTCGCCGACGGAACCGACCTGGCAGACGCCAGCGCGATCGCCCAGGCCGTGCGCGATGCCCAGCTGGAGATCTCGGTGGACCCGGACGCCGAATTGGTGGAGATCGGCGGCGTCGATGTCACCAGCGCCATCCGCGAACCGCGCATCTCCGAGCAGGTTTCAACCGTGGCCACCAACCTGGAGGCCCGCGCCGAACTGGTGCGCCGACAGCAGGACATCATCAAGGCCAACGCACGCATCGTGGCCGAAGGCCGCGACATCACCACCGTGGTGGCCCCGGACGCCGATGCCCGCATCCTGCTGACCGCTTCGGAAGAAGCGCGTTTGCGCCGCCGTGGCCTGCAGCTCGGCGGCACCCAGAACGACTCGCAGCTGGCCAACCAGGTGCTGGCCCGCGATGCCAAGGATTCCACCGTGGTGAACTTCACCCAGGCCGCCGATGGCGTGATGACCGTGGATTCCTCAGACTTGGATTTCGAGCAAACCATCAAGGCCGTGCTTGACGCAATCAGCACTGCAACGAAAAACTAG